The following proteins are encoded in a genomic region of Pyricularia oryzae 70-15 chromosome 6, whole genome shotgun sequence:
- a CDS encoding leucyl-tRNA synthetase, which yields MTLTFGKLLSLFPAVARTNGQSLLHCHHAVSRPLVLDRAPVSFFGHLALRRAYSDYKRLDLPALDLKWRERWATEKKAAGTVDSRSGQESGPTQPEPDTYVLPMFPYPSGYLHLGHLRVYTIADVIARFRTLQGNKVMLPMGWDAFGLPAENAAIERGIDPAVWTKSNIARMKEQLDVMNSSWDWSREISTCDPEFYKHTQKIFLLMHEKGLAYQAEAEVNYDPVDKTVLANEQVDANGCSWRSGAKVEKRRLRQWFLKISEFREPLLQDLDVLAKDDAWPERVLTQQRHWLGKSTGALVKFPILAGGNDVHRAIEVFTTRPDTLFGVQYLALASTHPVVLDLAKQDPELQAFLDTLPGLPPDSKVGYLLPNLRAINPLAYHEDTPDATKTSVPVYVAPYVLGDYGEGAVMGVPGHDARDHAFWQAHRSEEPVRVVLAASEDESTTAFLNEPFLDHGVMTAAGGPFRGKPSHEAGGMMVRMLEQAGLAKPVEKWRLRDWLISRQRYWGAPIPIIHCKSCGDVPVPDDQLPVELPQVDGHWTERKAGNPLETAEEWVETTCPKCSGPARRDTDTMDTFVDSSWYYMRFIDPHNNAEPFGLDKTKAHLPVDLYIGGVEHAILHLLYARFIYKFLMSSTLAPSSDTAKEENTIHEPFKRLITQGMVHGKTFSDPVTGRFLKPDEYDLTNPGKPLVKATGEQALVTYEKMSKSKHNGVDPTDFIAQYGADATRAHMLFQAPVSDVLNWDENKISGVTRWLGKLYEAIQRLEGRAASADVSPRTFLERSRESPSWDADVTIWRHVQQTIPSVTASYERVYSLNTVVSDLMGLTNTILANRDVASETIQATAASVLLRMLAPITPAFADECWSILHASSAGSIFAGPSFPETDGSLDVLKPSTQKCAVQINGKLAVVAEIPQPPADIKDKKAVEEWIVKQILESESVEVKEKLARRQGLANAKAIVIRGGKLVNFVLPK from the exons ATGACTTTGACGTTTGGGAAGCTTTTAAGTCTATTCCCAGCTGTCGCCAGGACCAACGGACAGAGTCTATTACACTGTCACCATGCAGTTTCTCGGCCACTGGTCCTCGACCGAGCACCGGTAAGCTTTTTTGGCCATCTAGCTCTGCGCCGAGCTTATTCGGACTACAAGCGACTAGACTTGCCGGCACTGGACCTCAAATGGAGAGAAAGATGGGCCACCGAGAAAAAAGCAGCCGGTACTGTAGATTCGCGTTCGGGTCAGGAATCGGGTCCTACGCAACCTGAACCGGATACTTATGTCTTGCCCATGTTTCCATACCCGTCTGGCTATCTCCATTTAGGCCACCTCAGAGTTTATACCATAGCAGATGTTATAGCTCGCTTTCGTACCCTTCAGGGGAACAAAGTTATGTTGCCCATGGGCTGGGACGCCTTTGGCCTTCCCGCTGAAAACGCTGCCATCGAGAGAGGTATTGATCCTGCTGTATGGACCAAGTCCAATATAGCTAGGATGAAGGAGCAACTGGACGTCATGAACTCGTCTTGGGACTGGTCTCGG gaaatatcaaCTTGTGACCCTGAGTTCTACAAACACACTCAGAAAATATTCCTTCTCATGCATGAGAAAGGACTCGCCTACCAAGCTGAGGCGGAGGTCAACTATGATCCAGTTGACAAGACAGTACTCGCCAACGAACAGGTAGACGCCAATGGATGCTCCTGGCGTTCCGGCGCCAAGGTTGAAAAGCGTCGCTTGAGGCAGTGGTTCCTTAAAATTTCCGAGTTCCGTGAGCCCCTGCTGCAAGACCTCGACGTCCTCGCCAAAGACGATGCTTGGCCCGAAAGAGTTTTAACGCAACAGAGACATTGGCTGGGAAAGTCCACCGGCGCCCTTGTCAAGTTTCCCATATTGGCGGGTGGCAATGACGTCCACCGTGCCATTGAGGTTTTCACTACAAGGCCTGATACCCTGTTTGGGGTGCAATACCTTGCTCTGGCCTCCACTCACCCTGTTGTGCTTGACTTGGCGAAACAAGATCCCGAACTTCAAGCCTTTCTCGATACCCTCCCTggactacctccggattcgAAAGTTGGGTACCTACTGCCAAACCTCCGAGCTATAAATCCGCTTGCCTACCATGAGGACACGCCGGATGCCACGAAAACCTCCGTACCCGTCTACGTTGCCCCTTATGTGCTGGGAGACTATGGCGAAGGAGCTGTGATGGGTGTTCCAGGGCACGATGCACGGGACCATGCTTTCTGGCAGGCACACCGCTCGGAAGAGCCCGTCCGTGTCGTTCTCGCAGCATCGGAAGATGAATCCACTACGGCGTTCCTCAACGAGCCGTTCCTTGACCATGGTGTAATGACGGCGGCAGGTGGGCCTTTCCGTGGTAAGCCGTCCCATGAAGCCGGCGGCATGATGGTGCGTATGCTCGAACAGGCCGGCCTTGCCAAACCGGTCGAGAAGTGGCGCCTTCGTGACTGGCTTATCAGTCGTCAGCGGTATTGGGGAGCGCCTATACCCATAATTCATTGCAAGTCTTGCGGAGACGTCCCCGTGCCGGATGATCAACTTCCTGTGGAACTGCCTCAAGTCGACGGCCATTGGACCGAGCGGAAAGCTGGGAATCCGCTCGAGACAGCTGAGGAATGGGTCGAGACCACATGTCCAAAATGCAGTGGGCCAGCGAGGCGTGATACAGACACCATGGACACCTTTGTGGATTCAAGTTGGTACTACATGCGCTTCATCGATCCTCACAACAATGCCGAGCCGTTTGGTCTTGACAAGACAAAGGCTCATTTACCTGTGGATCTGTATATTGGAGGCGTGGAGCACGCTATTTTGCATCTTCTCTACGCTCGTTTCATTTACAAGTTCCTCATGTCATCTACACTTGCGCCAAGTTCGGACACGGCCAAGGAAGAGAACACCATCCACGAGCCATTCAAGAGACTTATTACTCAGGGCATGGTTCACGGCAAAACATTCAGCGATCCTGTCACCGGCCGCTTCTTGAAGCCAGACGAGTATGACCTTACGAACCCTGGGAAGCCGCTTGTCAAAGCCACCGGCGAGCAAGCGTTGGTGACGTACGAGAAAATGTCAAAGTCCAAGCACAATGGTGTTGACCCGACAGATTTCATCGCACAGTACGGCGCTGATGCAACACGCGCCCACATGCTGTTCCAGGCGCCAGTCTCTGACGTCCTTAACTGGGACGAGAACAAGATTTCCGGCGTGACCAGGTGGCTCGGCAAGCTCTACGAGGCCATCCAACGACTGGAGGGTCGCGCGGCCAGTGCCGACGTTTCACCAAGGACGTTCTTGGAACGGTCAAGAGAAAGCCCAAGCTGGGATGCCGATGTGACTATCTGGCGCCATGTACAGCAGACAATTCCATCGGTTACGGCCTCGTATGAACGGGTTTACTCGCTGAACACGGTCGTTTCGGACCTCATGGGTCTCACCAACACCATCCTCGCAAACCGCGATGTTGCCAGCGAAACTATTCAGGCTACGGCAGCGTCTGTGTTGCTGCGCATGCTCGCGCCCATCACGCCTGCATTTGCGGATGAGTGCTGGAGCATCTTGCACGCATCATCGGCGGGCTCCATCTTTGCCGGCCCATCCTTCCCCGAGACCGATGGATCCCTGGATGTGCTCAAGCCAAGCACGCAGAAGTGCGCTGTTCAGATTAACGGAAAGCTTGCTGTCGTGGCGGAGATTCCGCAGCCGCCAGCAGAtatcaaggacaagaaggcgGTCGAGGAATGGATCGTCAAGCAGATCCTCGAGAGCGAGAGCGTCGAAGTCAAAGAGAAGCTGGCTCGCAGGCAGGGGTTGGCTAATGCCAAAGCCATTGTGATCCGGGGCGGGAAACTTGTAAACTTTGTCCTACCAAAATAA
- a CDS encoding DEAH box polypeptide 37: protein MPKFVPRQRKRKVLDRERAAAARQFEEGQDAVDAAETPEGGHVAAETARLKANLRDKGLPVSAKKAKRLEKYIEAKLKKEENRELLAKLAANKVDTSLFSSSKTLGQTRQTKRQALSQALNEERAGLPGNATREELLYEKREERNVSDQEEDSESEAQAQPKPDVLVSSTTAPAADSKTTTAAGSGLKRPLEVDDDGRPVIQKRQKRGGVKTKVSLAPKPPVESSDSDEWGGFSSAEDEQDGDNEELGTEEKPSEEEASEDESSEDGSDSADEDDGDLPQRRSAFKEWAQAQRNEALGFKPSTSTVLEIPRPANFTPRPIEQEPLPPELEPTVDTDRKAFHVAVTRSPEIQSARLALPVVSEEQRIMEAIHNNNIVVVCGATGSGKTTQIPQFLFEAGYGSPDSPTPGMIGITQPRRVAAVSMSKRVAEELGDHSQKVGYQIRFEGTVNKDTAVKFMTDGVLLREVAQDLALRKYSAIVVDEAHERSVNTDILIGMLSRIIKLRAEMAQEDPTVKPLKLVIMSATLRIEDLTENKNLFATPPPVLEVEGRQYPVTLHFARKTHHDYVEEAFRKISRGHKKLPPGGMLVFLTGQNEITQLSKRLKLQFNGVTSVNAPQVRISTQDAPMEAEDVDFGDALDVDQDDYDDGEGSEGDENEEEEFKIEEEEAGTGPSRMHVLPLYSLLPTKEQLRVFEPPPDGSRLVVLATNVAETSLTIPGIRYVFDSGRSKERKYDQLTGVQSFEVGWISKASANQREGRAGRTGPGHCWRLYSSAVYERDLDEFALPELLRTSLEGVVLQLKSMNLQHVVNFPFPTPPERDSLVKSEKLLKYISAVSEEGRVTQVGYTMSIFPLSPRFSRILLLGHQHDCLHYTVTLVAALSAAEIFIPENQAIPQLAAKEDDAIRTNDDIQAETKQAAIRRQFNAVNKNFCFLDDKSDAIKMLQVLGEFAHEPTEKWCESHFVRFKVLKEAQKLRQQIVQLLKTNIPSFANINFQDKLDAPTEKQVKALKQMVAAGFIDRVAIRADKAPTPPTQFRPPRRAIDVPYIPLSPLVVDGGSSDDEEKLVYIHPSSPLAHLSTSECPDYIIYNYLQKPASLAVEDGARKPKTRMHALTDINGAQLANLAKRTPLLSYGKPIKVANDDGKTREAWLVPYIRAEGTGGIGWPLPVQKLKQKRVAGKGWVVE from the coding sequence ATGCCCAAGTTTGTCCCTCGACAGAGGAAACGCAAGGTGCTTGATAGAGAGCGGGCAGCTGCTGCACGCCAGTTCGAAGAGGGTCAGGATGCTGTCGATGCGGCTGAGACCCCTGAGGGTGGTCACGTGGCTGCAGAAACCGCCAGGCTGAAGGCAAACCTACGAGACAAAGGACTTCCGGTATCTGCCAAGAAAGCTAAGCGACTAGAGAAATACATTGAGGCCAAGTTGAAAAAGGAAGAGAACAGGGAACTTCTGGCCAAACTGGCAGCCAACAAGGTCGACACGAGCCTTTTTTCGAGCAGTAAAACTCTGGGACAAACTAGACAGACAAAGAGGCAGGCTTTATCACAGGCGCTGAATGAGGAGAGGGCCGGACTACCTGGGAACGCTACCAGGGAAGAGCTCCTTTATGAAAAGCGCGAGGAGAGAAATGTATCGGACCAGGAAGAGGATTCCGAGTCCGAAGCTCAGGCGCAACCCAAGCCGGATGTACTGGTTTCATCGACTACTGCTCCTGCGGCGGATTCGAAGACGACTACTGCTGCTGGTTCAGGTCTCAAAAGGCCATTAGAGGTGGATGACGACGGCAGACCTGTGATCCAGAAGCGCCAAAAACGAGGAGGCGTGAAAACAAAGGTATCCTTGGCGCCCAAACCTCCAGTTGAGAGCAGCGACTCAGACGAATGGGGTGGTTTCAGCTCAGCCGAGGACGAGCAGGATGGGGATAACGAAGAGCTGGGGACTGAAGAAAAACCCAGCGAAGAAGAGGCATCGGAGGATGAATCCAGCGAAGATGGATCGGATTCagccgacgaggatgacggcGATTTACCACAGAGGCGATCAGCATTCAAGGAGTGGGCTCAAGCACAACGAAACGAAGCGCTTGGATTTAAACCCTCTACATCGACAGTATTGGAGATACCCCGACCAGCAAACTTCACACCAAGACCAATAGAGCAGGAACCTTTGCCACCAGAGCTTGAACCTACAGTGGATACAGATCGAAAAGCATTCCATGTTGCAGTCACTCGCTCGCCCGAAATTCAATCAGCAAGATTAGCTCTCCCAGTTGTATCCGAAGAACAGAGAATTATGGAGGCAAtacacaacaacaacattgTTGTCGTGTGTGGTGCAACTGGTTCGGGAAAGACTACTCAGATCCCCCAATTTCTCTTTGAAGCCGGCTATGGTTCGCCTGATTCGCCTACTCCTGGGATGATAGGCATCACTCAGCCAAGGAGGGTCGCCGCTGTGAGCATGTCAAAACGAGTGGCCGAGGAACTGGGTGACCACTCTCAAAAAGTTGGCTACCAGATTCGATTTGAGGGCACTGTCAATAAAGATACTGCCGTCAAATTTATGACAGATGGTGTACTGCTTCGAGAAGTTGCTCAAGATCTTGCCCTGCGGAAGTACTCCGCAATAGTGGTTGACGAGGCCCACGAGAGGAGCGTGAACACCGACATTCTCATAGGCATGCTCAGCCGCATTATAAAACTTAGGGCAGAAATGGCCCAAGAAGACCCAACGGTCAAGCCCCTGAAGCTTGTGATCATGTCCGCTACTCTGCGGATCGAGGATTTGACCGAAAACAAGAACTTATTTGCCacgccgcccccagtactcGAAGTCGAGGGGAGACAGTACCCAGTTACTCTTCACTTCGCCCGCAAGACGCATCATGACTACGTCGAAGAGGCTTTCAGAAAGATAAGCAGAGGTCACAAAAAGTTGCCGCCAGGCGGTATGCTTGTCTTCCTGACTGGTCAGAATGAAATCACACAACTCAGTAAGCGGCTTAAGCTTCAATTCAATGGAGTCACATCTGTCAACGCACCCCAAGTCAGGATCTCGACACAGGATGCACCAATGGAGGCTGAGGATGTGGACTTTGGCGATGCGCTTGATgtagaccaagacgactatgATGACGGAGAGGGTTCTGAAGGAGATGAgaatgaagaagaagagttTAAAAtagaggaagaggaggcaGGTACCGGTCCTTCGCGCATGCACGTGCTTCCGCTTTACTCTTTGCTCCCAACAAAGGAACAGTTGCGTGTATTTGAGCCGCCGCCCGATGGCAGTCGACTGGTTGTGCTGGCCACAAACGTGGCCGAGACCAGTTTGACGATCCCCGGGATACGCTACGTTTTTGATAGTGGCAGGTCCAAGGAACGTAAGTACGACCAGCTTACTGGAGTGCAGAGTTTCGAGGTTGGCTGGATCAGCAAGGCCAGCGCGAACCAGCGCGAAGGCAGAGCTGGTCGTACTGGGCCTGGTCACTGCTGGAGGCTCTACTCATCTGCAGTCTACGAGAGAGATCTCGACGAGTTTGCGCTTCCCGAACTTCTTCGTACGTCACTCGAGGGCGTGGTACTTCAGCTCAAGTCCATGAACCTCCAACATGTTGTCAACTTTCCTTTCCCTACACCCCCTGAGCGCGATAGTCTAGTCAAGTCTGAGAAGCTGCTCAAGTACATCTCGGCAGTCTCAGAAGAGGGACGTGTGACACAAGTCGGATACACAATGTCCATCTTCCCCCTGTCGCCACGCTTCTCGCGGATTCTTCTGCTTGGCCATCAGCATGACTGTCTGCACTACACCGTCACTCTTGTTGCCGCCCTCTCTGCAGCTGAAATATTCATTCCGGAGAACCAAGCAATCCCCCAACTAGCGGCCAAGGAAGACGATGCCATCCGCACCAACGACGACATACAGGCTGAGACCAAACAGGCTGCTATAAGACGGCAGTTTAACGCAGTGAACAAGAACTTCTGCTTCCTTGATGACAAATCAGATGCCATAAAGATGCTCCAGGTTCTTGGCGAGTTTGCCCACGAACCAACGGAAAAGTGGTGTGAAAGCCACTTCGTCAGATTCAAGGTTCTCAAGGAGGCGCAGAAGCTCCGCCAGCAGATTGTCCAGCTGCTTAAGACAAACATACCATCATTTGCCAATATCAATTTCCAGGATAAACTTGATGCACCTACTGAGAAGCAGGTCAAGGCACTGAAGCAAATGGTGGCAGCTGGCTTCATCGACCGGGTTGCGATCCGGGCGGACAAGGCGCCCACCCCACCAACACAGTTCCGACCTCCGAGACGCGCCATCGATGTTCCATACATACCTTTATCGCCTCTTGTTGTTGATGGAGGCTCTTCTGATGACGAAGAAAAGCTTGTATACATTCACCCGTCTTCCCCACTGGCACATCTTAGTACGAGCGAGTGTCCCGACTATATAATCTACAACTACCTGCAAAAGCCGGCATCGCTAGCTGTGGAAGACGGGGCGAGGAAGCCCAAGACACGGATGCACGCACTTACAGACATAAATGGGGCTCAGCTGGCCAATTTGGCTAAACGCACTCCATTGCTTAGCTACGGAAAACCCATCAAGGTAGCCAACGACGATGGGAAGACGCGTGAGGCCTGGCTCGTCCCATACATCAGGGCTGAAGGCACGGGAGGGATTGGATGGCCGCTACCAGTGCAGAAGCTGAAACAGAAGAGGGTCGCTGGGAAAGGTTGGGTTGTCGAGTAG
- a CDS encoding oxidoreductase, with amino-acid sequence MSSNVTMFPGVALVTGAASGIGRQCALAFVAEGCSRIALIDRDEDGMSETSRLCKETARLTRPKSTVSTFIIPCDVSLEAEVAVALDYVVEEWGRIDYAVNCAGVGGTAGPSHRQAVDEFDRVTGTNCRGTWLSARGEIIRMLDQEPLKTHDGRRGNRGVIVNVASNMGLVSRPECPAYAASKAAIVSLTKSDAIDYAKENIRINCVCPGIIKTPMTADIRDGDPQVQRAPMRRMGTAQEVADVVMFLCSSKATFVHGATICVDGGYTAC; translated from the exons ATGTCCTCCAACGTGACAATGTTTCCGGGCGTCGCGCTCGTCACTGGGGCAGCTTCAG GAATCGGCCGCCAATGCGCCCTGGCATTTGTCGCTGAGGGGTGCTCGCGCATAGCCCTGATCGACCGAGATGAGGATGGCATGTCAGAGACCTCACGGCTCTGCAAGGAGACGGCGCGGCTGACGCGACCCAAGAGCACGGTGAGCACCTTCATCATTCCCTGCGACGTGTCACTCGAGGCCGAGGTGGCCGTGGCGCTTGACTATGTCGTGGAGGAGTGGGGGCGCATCGACTACGCCGTCAACTGCGCAGGCGTGGGCGGCACCGCGGGCCCATCGCACCGCCAAGCCGTCGACGAGTTTGACCGCGTCACGGGGACCAACTGCCGCGGCACCTGGCTGTCGGCCAGGGGCGAGATCATCAGGATGTTGGATCAGGAGCCCCTCAAGACGCACGACGGCAGGAGGGGCAACAGGGGCGTCATTGTTAATGTTGCGAGTAATATGGGCCTGGTGTCGAGACCTGAGTGCC CAGCCTATGCCGCCTCCAAGGCGGCGATAGTAAGCCTGACAAAGAGCGATGCCATCGAT TATGCCAAAGAAAATATCAGGATCAACTGTGTGTGTCCTGGCATAATCAA AACACCAATGACGGCAGATATCAGAGATGGTGATCCCCAAGTACAGAGAGCCCCCATGCGACGCATGGGCACGGCACAAGAGGTCGCCGATGTTGTCATGTTCCTGTGCAGCTCCAAAGCAACATTCGTTCACGGAGCAACGATT TGTGTGGATGGCGGATACACCGCATGTTGA
- a CDS encoding methyltransferase domain-containing protein — protein MTQNIYDTEDFFHNYAQLPRMKQGLAGASEWPLLYRMLPPVAGRRVLDLGCGDGILSLWAASEGAAQVNAYDISVNMLQRAREKAEALFAAGDDNRNKNKKPPVFARMDLEDVNLDMPDGSVDVCISGLALHYVSNFDALLSRVFRAMKPGGSFVFSIEHPMYTAPVVPGFRPMVEDAAAADAAVSSQNATGSSSGQGSAAQDSGSKFFWPVDSYFSEGQREVTWLNGGVQKQHRTMASYFNMLVAAGFVVKDMAEWGSTEDARRKHPDWPENVCPRFLLLAAQKPAALEEPASTPARL, from the exons ATGA CCCAAAACATCTACGACACGGAAGACTTCTTCCACAACTACGCCCAGCTCCCCCGCATGAAGCAGGGCCTGGCCGGTGCCTCCGAGTGGCCCCTTCTCTACCGCATGCTTCCGCCCGTCGCCGGGCGCCGGGTTCTCGACCTGGGGTGCGGCGACGGCATCCTCAGCCTCTGGGCGGCCAGCGAGGGCGCCGCACAGGTCAACGCGTACGACATCTCGGTCAACATGCTGCAGCGCGCCCGCGAGAAGGCCGAGGCCCTCTTCGCTGCCGGTGACGACAACCgcaacaagaacaagaagccgCCAGTGTTTGCGCGCATGGACCTCGAGGACGTCAACCTCGACATGCCAGACGGCTCCGTCGACGTCTGCATcagcggcctggccctgcactACGTCTCCAACTTTGACGCCCTCCTGAGCCGCGTCTTTAGGGCCATGAAGCCCGGCGGCTCCTTTGTCTTTTCCATCGAGCACCCAATGTACACGGCCCCCGTCGTCCCCGGATTCCGGCCCATGGTGGAagacgctgccgccgccgatgccgccgTCTCTTCCCAGAATGCGACAGGCAGTAGCAGCGGCCAGGGGTCGGCGGCACAAGATAGTGGTTCCAAGTTCTTCTGGCCCGTCGACAGCTACTTCTCCGAGGGCCAGCGCGAGGTGACCTGGCTCAACGGCGGCGTCCAGAAGCAGCACCGCACCATGGCCAGCTACTTCAACATGCTGGTCGCCGCCGGATTCGTCGTCAAGGACATGGCCGAGTGGGGATCGACCGAGGACGCCCGCCGCAAGCACCCGGACTGGCCCGAGAACGTCTGCCCGCGCTtcctgctgctggccgcTCAGAAGCCTGCCGCCCTTGAAGAGCCCGCTTCCACCCCTGCCAGGTTGTAA
- a CDS encoding formate dehydrogenase, whose protein sequence is MVLLASSRSLARSLGPLASRSRAFQSSAASRSLSTATARGQAKSTTLLRPAAATRTSSLLSTGSSFRMLTTQREKVKVLLVLYDGGQHAKDVPELLGTTENELGIRKWLEDQGHTLVTTSDKDGENSTFDKELEDAEIIITTPFHPGYLSAERLARAKKLKLTVTAGIGSDHVDLNAANKTNGGITVAEVTGSNVVSVAEHVLMTILVLVRNFVPAHEMIQAGEWDVAGAAKNEYDLEGKVVGTVAVGRIGERVLRRLKPFDCKELLYYDYQPLAPEVEKEIGCRRVDNLEEMLAQCDVVTINCPLHEKTRGLFNKDLISKMKKGSWLVNTARGAIVVKEDVAEALKTGHLRGYGGDVWFPQPAPKDHPLRYAKNPFGGGNAMVPHMSGTSLDAQKRYADGTKAILESYLSGKLDYRPQDLIVHAGDYATKAYGERAKITKA, encoded by the exons ATGGTATTATTAGCCTCCTCACGATCCCTCGCGCGTTCGCTTGGTCCCCTTGCTTCACGCTCTCGAGCTTTTCAGAGCAGTGCTGCTTCCCGTTCCCTCTCGACTGCCACCGCTCGCGGCCAGGCCAAATCCACAACTCTCCTGAGGCCCGCGGCCGCCACGAGGACAAGCAGCTTGTTGTCGACTGGTTCGTCCTTTCGTATGCTGACAACCCAACGCGAAAAGGTCAAAGTTCTTTTGGTTCTCTACGACGGCGGACAGCACGCCAAGGAT GTTCCTGAGCTTCTTGGAACAACCGAGAACGAGCTCGGTATCCGCAAGTGGCTCGAGGACCAAGGGCACACGTTGGTGACCACCTCGGACAAGGACGGTGAGAACTCGACCTTCGACAAGGAGTTGGAGGATGCCGAGatcatcatcaccacccC CTTCCACCCTGGATACCTTTCTGCTGAGAGGTTGGCTCGCGCCAAGAAGCTCAAGCTCACCGTCACTGCTGGTATCGGTTCCGACCACGTCGACCTGAACGCCGCAAACAAGACCAATGGCGGTATCACTGTCGCTGAGGTTACCGGCTCCAACGTCGTCTCGGTTGCCGAGCACGTTCTCATGACCATCTTGGTCCTCGTCCGTAACTTTGTCCCCGCCCACGAGATGATCCAGGCCGGTGAGTGGGACGTTGCTGGCGCCGCCAAGAATGAGTATGACCTCGAGGGCAAGGTTGTCGGTACCGTCGCTGTTGGTCGTATCGGTGAGCGTGTCCTGCGCCGTCTTAAGCCATTCGACTGCAAGGAGCTGCTTTACTACGACTACCAGCCCCTGGCCCCTGAGGTTGAGAAGGAGATTGGCTGCCGTCGCGTCGACAACCTCGAGGAGATGTTGGCCCAATGTGACGTTGTCACCATCAACTGCCCCCTGCACGAGAAGACTCGCGGCTTGTTCAACAAGGACCTCATTTCCAAGATGAAGAAGG GCTCATGGCTCGTCAACACCGCCCGTGGCGCCATCGTCGTCAAGGAGGACGTTGCCGAGGCTCTCAAGACTGGTCACCTCCGCGGATACGGTGGTGATGTCTGGTTCCCCCAGCCCGCCCCCAAGGACCATCCGCTCCGCTATGCCAAGAACCCCTTCGGTGGTGGCAATGCCATGGTCCCTCACATGTCGGGTACTTCGCTCGACGCCCAGAAGCGCTACGCTGATGGTACCAAGGCCATCCTGGAGAGCTACCTTAGCGGCAAGCTTGACTACAGGCCTCAGGACCTTATCGTCCACGCTGGTGACTACGCCACGAAGGCTTATGGCGAGCGTGCCAAGATCACCAAGGCATAG